The stretch of DNA ATCGAGTATCCGACACCGGATCAGGCCCGCGGACTCGCGTGGGACGACGCGTCGGCCGCGCTGGTCGCCGACCGCGTCGCCACCCAGTTCGTCGGCACCGCACGAGAGGTCGCCGACGATCTCGAACGACTCCGCGACGCCACCAGCGCCGACGAACTGATCATCACCACGATCACTCACGACCACGCCGATCGGGTGCGCTCGTATCGTCTCCTCGCCGACGAATGGGCCCACCGATGACCGCCGTCGGTCTGCCGTCCGAGACCGTGCTGGACAATCCGGCGTACGCCTCCCTGCACGGTGCGCACGCGCATCTCGCCGAGCGTGTCGGCAACGCCGTCCGGTACCCGGCCGACGTCTCGCCCTTCACCGCCCTCCCCGACGACACGTCCGCGCGCGACTGGGCCGATCTCGCCGAACTGATCGGACCGGGCGGACGGGTGTCCCTCAGCTCGGCCGTCGTCCTTCGGCCGCCCGCCGGCTGGTCCGCCGAGTTCAGCGGCGAAGGCGTGCAACTGGTCGGCGACGACGTCCGACCCGGGGTCGACGAGCGAGCCGTTCCCCTCGGGTCCGACGACGTTCCGGCGATGCTCGACCTCGTCGCGCGCACCGCACCGGGTCCGTTCGAGACGCGGACGGTGGACCTGGGCGACTACTACGGGATCATCGAGGACGGTCGCCTCGTAGCCATGGCGGGCGAGCGACTGCGCCCGCCCGGGTGGACGGAGATCAGTGCGGTGTGCACGGACCCGCGGGTCCGCGGCCGCGGGCTGGCGACCGCGCTCGTCCTGACTGTCGCCGCGGGAATCCGGGCACGGGGCGAGACCCCGTTCCTGCACGCGGCGGCCGACAACACGAACGCCATCCGCCTCTACGAGTCCCTCGGCTTCCGCCGTCGTCGCCGCGTGCTGTTCACCTCCCTCATCGCGCCGTGACCCCCGGACGAGCGGCGGCCGGGACGGCCCGCTCGGCCCGCGGTGGTGACCGCGCGCTATCCGCTGTTGCGCAACGCCGTCGCGAGACCGTTCATCGTCAGCTGGATGCCGCGACGGATCTGCGGTGAGTCGTCGCCCGCGCGGAAGCGCTCCAGGAGTTCCACCTGAAGGAGGTTGAGCGGTTCCAGGTACGGGAAGCGGTTGACCACCGACCGCTTGAGGGCGTCATTGTCGGCGAGGAGATCGTCGCTGCCGGTGATCTTCGCACACCACGCGATGGTCTTCTCGTGCTCGTCGACGATCATCGAGAACACCCGCTCGCGCAGATCCTCGTCGGGCACCAGTTGCGCGTACCGGTACGCCAATCCCATGTCGCTCTTCGCGAGAACCTGCGCCATGTTCGACATGACGGACCGGAAGAACGGCCAGCGCCGGTAGTAGTCGGCGAGCAGCGCGATACGGTCCGGATCGTCGCCGGCCCACTCGTCGAAGGCGCTGCCGGTGCCGTACCAGCCCGGGAGCATCACGCGACACTGCGTCCACGACAGCACCCACGGGATCGCGCGCAGATCGGAGATCGCCGTCGTCTGCTTCCGCGAGGTCGGTCGGCTGCCGATGTTCAGCGCTCCGATCTCCGACAGCGGTGTCGACGACGTGAAGTACTCGACGAATCCCGGTGTGTCGTGCACCAGGCGCGAGTACGCGCGCCGCGCGCCCGCCGCCAGTTCGTCGAACACCTCGTAGGCCTGAGCCGACTCGTCACCGAGTCCTTCGACGTCGAGCAACGACGACTCGATGGTCGCCGCGACCAGGGACTCGAGGTTGCGGCGCGCGCTCACCGGCTCGGCGTACTTGGCCGCGATGATCTCGCCCTGTTCGGTGAGCCGCAGCGATCCCTGCACCGCACCGGGCGGCTGCGCGAGGATCGCGTCGTAGCTGGGACCGCCGCCGCGACCGACGGTGCCGCCCCGGCCGTGGAACAGCCGCAGTCGGATACCGGCCGACCGCGCGGCCTCGACGAGATCGAGTTCGGCCCGATAGAGCGCCCAGTTCGCGGCGAAGTAGCCGCCGTCCTTGTTCGAGTCGGAGTAGCCCAGCATCACCTCCTGGACGTCGTCCTGCCACCGGACGAGGCCTCTGTAGAAGTCCAGTGCCAGAGCGTCGGTGAGGATCGCGGCGCCCGCCTGGAGGTCCTCGATCGTCTCGAACAGCGGGACCACGCGCACGCTGGACGTGGGAACGCCGTTCCGCACGTAGTACAGGCCGGCCTCCTTGAGCAGCACCAGGGCCTCGAGCATGTCCGAGACGGACCGGCACATGCTGATGACGTAGTTCGGCACCGCGCGCGGACCGAACCGTTCGACGGCCGCCGCTGCCGCGTACACCACCCCGAGCTCCTTGGTCGCGAGCTCCGAGAGCACCGCCTCCGGACTCGTCAGGGGGCGGCGCGACGTCAGCTCTGCGGACAGCACCGCGACCTTCTCGTCCTCGTCGAGCGAGGCGTAGTCGTCGCATGCCCCGGCCCAGGCGAGGAGTTCGGCGACCACCTCCTCGTGCGTATCCGAGTTCTGTCGCATGTCCAGGCCGGAGAGGTGGAATCCGAAGGTGCGCGCCGATTCCCGCAGAGCGGCGAGCCGGTCGTCGGCGATCGCGTCGTCGACGACGGCCCGCAGCGCCGCGTCGATCACGTCGAGGTCGGCGAGGAACTGCGCCGCGCTCTCGTACGCCTCCGAGGCCGCGGCGAGCTCGCGGTCGGCCGGCGCGATGAAGTCCGCCCCCAACGTCGCCTGCGCGCGGGCGAGCAGCCGGGAGCGGACCGCGGTGACGGCCGACCGGAACGGTTCGTCGTCGACGCCGTCGGGATACTCGGGTGCGAACCCCGCTCCGAGCGTTGACAACTCATCGGTCACGCCGCGGACCAACCGCACCGACATCGCCAGCTCCTGATGCAGTTCGGCGAGTTCGTCGAGGTGGTGGCGCATCACGGTCGCCGCCGCCGCGGTCGTCGCCTCGGTGACCACCTCGCCGTTCACGAACGGGTTGCCGTCACGGTCGCCGCCGATCCACGAGCCCATCGCGATGATCGACAGGTCCGCCGTCCCCGCCGTCGGGAACACCTCGGCGAGTGCCGTGCGCACATCGGTGTTGAGCGACGGGATCACCTCGAAGAACGATGCGCCGTAGTAGCGGAGGCCGGTGGTGATCTCGTCGCTGATCGTCAGGCGACGCATGCGGATCAGCGCGGTCTGCCACAGCATGAGGATCTGTCGCGAGATGTCCCGGGTGATCCGAGCGTCCTCGTCGGCCGTCAGCTCGGTGCGACCGCGCAGGCGCATCAGTTCGGTGATGCGGTTCTGGGCGTCGAAGATGCTGCGCCGCCGGGTCTCGGTCGGGTGCGCGGTGATGACCGGGACGACGTGCGCCCCGCTCAGCTCGGCGCCCACCTGGGCGTCCGACAGACCCGCGTCCGCCAATCGCGCGAATGTCGCACCGAGCGACGAGTCCTGCGGCGGGTCGCCCGCGAGGACGTGGATGCGGCGTCGTCGTTCCCGATGGAGGTCCTCCGCGAGGTTCGCCAGCAGCGCGAAACTGGTGAACGCGCGGATCACCGGCATGAGTTCGCCGACGGCCCGGCCGTCGTAGCGCCCCGCGAGCTCATCACGCGTGACGTCCGCATAGCGGATGCCGAAGGCGTCCACTCGGGAGTTCTCGACGAGATCGAAGACCTCGTCGCCCGCCTGACTGCGGATCACGTCGCCGAGCAGTCCGCCGAGATAGCGGATGTCGTCGCGGAGGGGTTCGGTTGCCGCTCTGCCGGAGTCCTCGACGGCGATCCGATCGACCATGGGGGTGGCGATCGCGCGGCGGACGGATTCGGAGTTCATACCGGATGCCATGGCGTCCAAGGTACTCGGCGGATGCGACCGAAGCCGCCGGACCGCGCGTCGGCCGGTGCGCGGGCGCGTCGGCCGGTTGAAACATCGGGTTCTGCCGCGGCGGATCAGGAGATCGCCGGGCGCACGGGGTGTCTCCGAGCGGGGTTACGCGCCGTACTTGATGTTCAGGCCGACGCCGATGATCAGGATGAGCCAGAGCAGGCCGATGAAGACAGTGAGGCGGTCGAGGTTCTTCTCGACCACGGAGGAGCCGGAGAGGCTCGACTGGACGCCACCGCCGAACAGTGACGAGAGACCGCCGCCCTTGGCGCGGTGAAGCAGAACCAGCACGATCAGCAGGAGGCTGGTGATGATCAAGCCGATGTCGAGCGCGAGAGTCACGAGTCGATGGTCCTGTCAGTCTGTCGGAGCGCATCCCTGGTCGGGCCCGGGGCGCCGGGAAAAAGTCTGTGGCAGGTCGCTCCCGAGGAGCAACCTGCCACAGTCTACGCGATGGGGCGGTGGATCAGAGCAACGGCCCGCCCGCGGCGAACGCCGAGAGCTGAGCGAACTCGTCGGCTTTGAGCGACGCGCCGCCGACGAGAGCGCCGTCGACGTCGTTCTGTCCGACGATCTCGCCCACGTTCTTGGCGTTGACGCTGCCGCCGTACAGCACGCGGACCGCACCGGCGGTGGCCTCGTCGGCGAGTTCGGCGAGCGCGCCGCGGACGGCCGCGCACACCTCCTGCGCGTCGGCGGCACTGGCCACGCGACCGGTGCCGATGGCCCAGACGGGCTCGTAGGCGACGACGACCTTCGCGACGTCGTCCGCCGACAGTCCGGCCAGCGAGGCCTTGATCTGCTCGACGTTGTACGCGACGTGCTCACCGGCCTCGCGGACCTCGAGTCCCTCGCCGATGCACACGATCGGCGTCAGATCGTGCTTGAGGGCGGCCTTCGTCTTGGCCAGCACGGTCTCGTTCGACTCTCCGTGCAGCGTGCGCCGCTCGGAGTGGCCGACGACGGCGAACGTGCAGCCGAGCTTGGCCAGGAAAGCCCCGGAGATCTCGCCGGTGTAGGCGCCCGAGTCGTGCTCGGAGACGTCCTGCGCACCGTAGGTGAGCCCCAGCTTGTCGCCGTCGACGATGGTCTGGACGCTGCGGATGTCGGTGAACGGCGGGATCACCGTCACGTCGACCTTCTCGAAGTACTTCTCCGGAAGCGCGAACGAGATCTTCTGCACCAGGGCGATCGCCTCGAGGTGGTTCAGATTGCACTTCCAGTTGCCTGCGATCAGCGGCTTGCGAGCGCCGGAAGCCGAGCCGGCGGACCCGTTCGTGGCAGCCATCAGGCGGTCACCTCCAGAACCGACAGACCCGGGAGCTCCTTGCCCTCCAGGTACTCCAGCGACGCGCCGCCGCCGGTGGAGATGTGCGAGAACGCCTCATCGGCCAGGCCGAGCGCACGCACCGCCGCCGCCGAGTCGCCGCCGCCGACCACCGAGAACGCACCGTCGGCGGTCGCCTGCGCGATGGCTTCGGCGACCCCGCGGGTGCCCGCCGCGAACTTCTCGAACTCGAAGACGCCGGACGGACCGTTCCAGAAGATGGTCTTCGCACCGGTCAGCACCGCGGCGAAACGCTCCACGGTGCCCGGGCCGATGTCCAGCCCCATGCCCTCGGTGAATCCGTCGGCGGTCTTGACCACCCGTGCGTCGGCGTCCGCGGCGAACGCGTCGGCCACGACCACGTCGTGCGGCAGGTGGATCACGTCGCCGAAGCGCTCGAGCAGATCCTTGCAGGTGTCGATCATGTCTTCCTGCAGCAGCGACGAGCCCACCTCGGCGCCCTGCGCCTTGATGAACGTGAACGCCATTCCGCCGCCGATCACCAGGGTGTCGACCTTGGGGGCGAGGGCC from Gordonia humi encodes:
- a CDS encoding GNAT family N-acetyltransferase — protein: MTAVGLPSETVLDNPAYASLHGAHAHLAERVGNAVRYPADVSPFTALPDDTSARDWADLAELIGPGGRVSLSSAVVLRPPAGWSAEFSGEGVQLVGDDVRPGVDERAVPLGSDDVPAMLDLVARTAPGPFETRTVDLGDYYGIIEDGRLVAMAGERLRPPGWTEISAVCTDPRVRGRGLATALVLTVAAGIRARGETPFLHAAADNTNAIRLYESLGFRRRRRVLFTSLIAP
- the ppc gene encoding phosphoenolpyruvate carboxylase gives rise to the protein MASGMNSESVRRAIATPMVDRIAVEDSGRAATEPLRDDIRYLGGLLGDVIRSQAGDEVFDLVENSRVDAFGIRYADVTRDELAGRYDGRAVGELMPVIRAFTSFALLANLAEDLHRERRRRIHVLAGDPPQDSSLGATFARLADAGLSDAQVGAELSGAHVVPVITAHPTETRRRSIFDAQNRITELMRLRGRTELTADEDARITRDISRQILMLWQTALIRMRRLTISDEITTGLRYYGASFFEVIPSLNTDVRTALAEVFPTAGTADLSIIAMGSWIGGDRDGNPFVNGEVVTEATTAAAATVMRHHLDELAELHQELAMSVRLVRGVTDELSTLGAGFAPEYPDGVDDEPFRSAVTAVRSRLLARAQATLGADFIAPADRELAAASEAYESAAQFLADLDVIDAALRAVVDDAIADDRLAALRESARTFGFHLSGLDMRQNSDTHEEVVAELLAWAGACDDYASLDEDEKVAVLSAELTSRRPLTSPEAVLSELATKELGVVYAAAAAVERFGPRAVPNYVISMCRSVSDMLEALVLLKEAGLYYVRNGVPTSSVRVVPLFETIEDLQAGAAILTDALALDFYRGLVRWQDDVQEVMLGYSDSNKDGGYFAANWALYRAELDLVEAARSAGIRLRLFHGRGGTVGRGGGPSYDAILAQPPGAVQGSLRLTEQGEIIAAKYAEPVSARRNLESLVAATIESSLLDVEGLGDESAQAYEVFDELAAGARRAYSRLVHDTPGFVEYFTSSTPLSEIGALNIGSRPTSRKQTTAISDLRAIPWVLSWTQCRVMLPGWYGTGSAFDEWAGDDPDRIALLADYYRRWPFFRSVMSNMAQVLAKSDMGLAYRYAQLVPDEDLRERVFSMIVDEHEKTIAWCAKITGSDDLLADNDALKRSVVNRFPYLEPLNLLQVELLERFRAGDDSPQIRRGIQLTMNGLATALRNSG
- the secG gene encoding preprotein translocase subunit SecG; protein product: MTLALDIGLIITSLLLIVLVLLHRAKGGGLSSLFGGGVQSSLSGSSVVEKNLDRLTVFIGLLWLILIIGVGLNIKYGA
- the tpiA gene encoding triose-phosphate isomerase, encoding MAATNGSAGSASGARKPLIAGNWKCNLNHLEAIALVQKISFALPEKYFEKVDVTVIPPFTDIRSVQTIVDGDKLGLTYGAQDVSEHDSGAYTGEISGAFLAKLGCTFAVVGHSERRTLHGESNETVLAKTKAALKHDLTPIVCIGEGLEVREAGEHVAYNVEQIKASLAGLSADDVAKVVVAYEPVWAIGTGRVASAADAQEVCAAVRGALAELADEATAGAVRVLYGGSVNAKNVGEIVGQNDVDGALVGGASLKADEFAQLSAFAAGGPLL